The genomic interval ACCGCCAAGATTATTTCCGGCGTCATCGCCGTTATCGCGTCCTACATTCTCAATCGCGAATGGTCGTTCCGGAACCGGGGCGGGCGCGAACGTCATCACGAGGCCTTGCTGTTCTTCGCCGTCAGCGGCGTCGGCGTGGTGCTGAGCTTCCTGCCGCTATGGGTCTCCAGTTACGTCTTCGACCTGCGCGTTCCCGATGTCAGCCTGCTGGTGGAGAACATCGCCGACTTCATCAGCGCATTCATCATCGGCAACCTGCTGCAAATGGCGTTCCGATTCTGGGCCATGCGACGCTGGGTCTTCCCCGACGAGATGGACAAACTCGTCGAAGAGTTCGAGGACGAGTTCCTGTTCGAAGAAGAGCAGCTCGGCCAGAGTTAACGCGGCTCGGCGATCACCGCGTTCGAGGAAATCCGCGGCACCGACGAACCCAGGAACACCGCGAACAACGCCGGTCTGCGCCGCTGCAGCTCCAGCCGGCCACCGTCCGCCTCGATGAGCGCCCGGGCCAGCGCCAGGCCCACACCGGTCGACCCACCGGCCGAGAATCCCCGGTCGAAGATGTGCGGTGCGAGTTCGTCCCGCACGCCCTCCCCTTCGTCGGCCACCTCCACACACACCAGCGGCTCACGCGCGTTGCCGGGCCGGACCGAGCGCACCGAGACCGTGCAAGTGCCGCCGCCGTGCATCAGGGCATTGTCGACCAGCACCGCGACCGCCTCCCGCAACCGCTGCGCCGTGATCGGCGCGGTGAGCGTCTTGTCGCCGGTGAGCACCAGCGTCCGCCCCGCCTCGCTGAACGGATGCCGCCATTCGGCGACGACACCGCGCAGCTCGTCCATCACCGGGATCGGATCGCGGTCCGCCGCGTCTTCGTCCCGGGAGGCGCGCACCAGGTCGTCGATGGCCTCGGTGAGTCGATCGACCTGCGCCATCGCCTCCTCGGCCTCGTGCACCACCTCGGGGTCGGTGTGCGCGGACAACTCGTCCAGGCGCAACCGCACCGCCGTGAGCCGGGACCGCAGCTGATGCGACACGTCCGCGACCAGCGCGTGCTCGCGTTGTAGCCGCCCGGCGATCTCCACCGTCGCGGAATCCAGGACGTCGGAGACGCGATCCAATTCGGCGATGCCGTGCCGGCGGGGATCCGGCCGGAAATCACCCATCGCCAGCCGGGCCGCCCGCGCCGCCACATCACGCAGCGGATCGGCCACCCGGCGCGCGGTCACCACCGCGACCGCCACCGCCGCGCCC from Nocardia goodfellowii carries:
- a CDS encoding sensor histidine kinase, whose protein sequence is MRRRILRSMLTVLTITTVVLGVPLTYTAWLWVEDITRTDLRGRLDRIAVEVIQQEQADGLVRGGLDIRTVRPLVPKDGKLTIVYPTPQDSASRIDIGADAVADPLMESLAMGTSGSLRLEVPGAPMHAKQRQAVAAVALAVLASLGAAVAVAVVTARRVADPLRDVAARAARLAMGDFRPDPRRHGIAELDRVSDVLDSATVEIAGRLQREHALVADVSHQLRSRLTAVRLRLDELSAHTDPEVVHEAEEAMAQVDRLTEAIDDLVRASRDEDAADRDPIPVMDELRGVVAEWRHPFSEAGRTLVLTGDKTLTAPITAQRLREAVAVLVDNALMHGGGTCTVSVRSVRPGNAREPLVCVEVADEGEGVRDELAPHIFDRGFSAGGSTGVGLALARALIEADGGRLELQRRRPALFAVFLGSSVPRISSNAVIAEPR
- a CDS encoding GtrA family protein, which produces MSFVDGVVNVLPRPLAEIAFRHHELIKFAIVGGITFVIDSGIFYFLKLTVLTEKPVTAKIISGVIAVIASYILNREWSFRNRGGRERHHEALLFFAVSGVGVVLSFLPLWVSSYVFDLRVPDVSLLVENIADFISAFIIGNLLQMAFRFWAMRRWVFPDEMDKLVEEFEDEFLFEEEQLGQS